Proteins co-encoded in one Syntrophorhabdaceae bacterium genomic window:
- a CDS encoding acetolactate synthase large subunit has translation MEYNHKDEKTGAEALIKTAVDAGIKVCYANAGTTEIPILLALDRYPEIKTVLCLFEGVCTGAADGYGRMTGSPAMTLLHLGPGFANGIANLHNARRAQTPLLNIIGQHSTWHIPADPPLNMELEALVKTASDWVRTNNNPDIISRDTIDAIHTAYGNKTASLIIPHNHQTALFNHKIEILPEIKKETIDMKNIEYVAYEMGRANKVALLLGGGALRKKGLEIVKRIQSKTGCYILTETFPGYIDRGGGLPYVEKIPYFPEGAKDLLSPFELVVLVGAKEPVTFFGYEGIDSYLITKDQKKVYLCNEKHDIYTAMEYLAEALETGNKYYARKTVAPDKLRSNMPTGKLTPDKLSHIVAALQPEDAIIVDEGLTSFFAYYSLSAGQSPHTVLTITGGAIGYGMPCAIGAAMACPERPVINVQADGSALYTVQALWTQAHESMNIKTLICSNRSYNILKIELGRAGITHPGKSSLSLMDIDKPYVDWVKIARGFGIKAVSVETAEDLTKEFKNALIEKGPHLIEMIL, from the coding sequence ATGGAATATAACCATAAAGATGAAAAAACAGGGGCAGAGGCATTAATAAAAACAGCAGTAGATGCAGGCATCAAGGTATGTTATGCCAATGCAGGGACAACAGAGATACCTATTTTATTAGCCCTTGATAGATATCCTGAAATAAAAACAGTTTTGTGTCTCTTTGAAGGTGTGTGCACCGGAGCTGCAGATGGTTACGGCAGGATGACCGGCTCACCTGCCATGACACTTCTACATCTCGGTCCTGGTTTTGCCAACGGCATAGCAAATCTCCATAACGCCCGCAGGGCACAGACACCTTTATTGAATATAATTGGCCAGCACTCCACTTGGCATATCCCAGCAGACCCGCCTCTCAATATGGAATTAGAGGCGCTGGTTAAAACTGCCTCAGATTGGGTAAGGACAAACAATAACCCTGACATCATCTCCAGAGATACAATAGATGCAATCCATACTGCCTATGGAAACAAAACAGCAAGCCTTATAATACCTCATAATCACCAGACAGCATTGTTTAATCATAAGATTGAAATACTCCCCGAGATTAAAAAAGAAACAATAGATATGAAAAACATAGAATATGTTGCCTATGAAATGGGAAGGGCTAACAAAGTTGCCCTACTTTTAGGAGGAGGCGCCCTTAGAAAAAAAGGGCTCGAGATAGTAAAGAGGATTCAGTCAAAAACAGGGTGTTATATATTAACAGAGACATTCCCCGGCTATATTGACCGTGGCGGAGGCCTTCCTTATGTGGAAAAGATTCCCTATTTCCCTGAAGGGGCAAAAGACCTTTTATCTCCATTTGAACTGGTTGTTTTGGTAGGGGCAAAGGAGCCGGTGACATTCTTTGGCTACGAAGGCATAGATAGCTATCTGATAACAAAGGATCAAAAAAAGGTCTATCTGTGCAATGAAAAACATGACATATATACTGCCATGGAATATCTTGCCGAGGCACTGGAGACCGGAAATAAATATTATGCAAGAAAAACCGTTGCTCCTGATAAATTAAGATCAAATATGCCTACAGGCAAACTAACACCTGACAAGCTATCTCATATAGTGGCAGCATTGCAGCCTGAAGATGCCATAATTGTAGACGAAGGGCTCACATCCTTTTTTGCCTATTATTCACTCTCTGCTGGCCAGTCACCACATACGGTTCTCACCATAACAGGCGGGGCAATAGGATACGGTATGCCCTGCGCAATAGGTGCTGCCATGGCATGTCCGGAAAGGCCTGTAATAAATGTCCAGGCAGACGGCAGTGCCCTTTATACTGTTCAGGCATTATGGACACAGGCCCATGAATCCATGAATATAAAAACCCTTATCTGCTCTAACAGGTCATATAATATACTGAAGATAGAGCTTGGTAGGGCAGGCATAACCCATCCAGGCAAGAGTTCTCTATCCCTTATGGATATAGACAAGCCTTATGTTGACTGGGTAAAGATAGCCAGGGGGTTTGGCATAAAGGCAGTGTCTGTTGAGACCGCAGAAGACCTTACAAAAGAGTTCAAAAATGCCCTTATAGAAAAAGGCCCGCACCTCATAGAGATGATATTATAA
- a CDS encoding cupin domain-containing protein, translating to MDRVRIERLPNTKDIEGAKRWDEDKGEFVQVSYKQEIWHLAFFELKKGFFRGSHYHEKKEEFFYIINGRIRAIFFDIDTGEKEEHILEKGERINVLPRCGHIFIGLEDTYVIEYSPQVYDKEDAYRLDFSV from the coding sequence ATGGACAGGGTAAGGATAGAAAGGCTACCTAATACTAAGGATATAGAAGGCGCAAAGAGATGGGACGAGGATAAGGGTGAATTCGTCCAGGTATCATACAAGCAGGAGATATGGCATCTTGCCTTTTTTGAGCTAAAAAAAGGTTTCTTCAGGGGGAGCCACTATCATGAAAAAAAGGAGGAATTCTTTTATATAATAAACGGAAGGATAAGGGCTATCTTTTTCGATATAGACACAGGGGAAAAAGAAGAGCACATCCTTGAAAAAGGGGAAAGGATAAATGTCCTGCCGAGATGCGGACATATCTTTATCGGATTAGAAGATACCTATGTAATAGAATACAGTCCTCAGGTATATGATAAGGAAGATGCATATAGATTAGATTTTTCTGTTTGA
- a CDS encoding integrase core domain-containing protein — MTNAIAGKNKKSLATINGSQPTAVSFMKDMATLGIEQIFTSYNNPKGNADTERMMRTIKEEVLWLNEFGSVEEAKEKIGNWIEIDYNKLYVHSELGYISPEEFEERYFSGIFLKESA; from the coding sequence ATGACAAATGCTATTGCTGGTAAAAATAAAAAAAGTCTTGCTACAATCAACGGCTCACAGCCCACAGCCGTATCTTTTATGAAAGACATGGCTACCCTTGGCATTGAACAGATATTTACCTCTTATAACAATCCTAAGGGCAATGCCGATACAGAGCGAATGATGAGGACGATAAAAGAAGAAGTCCTATGGCTTAATGAGTTTGGCAGTGTTGAGGAGGCAAAAGAAAAGATAGGCAATTGGATAGAGATTGACTACAACAAACTGTATGTTCATTCGGAGCTTGGATACATATCTCCTGAGGAGTTTGAGGAGCGATATTTTAGCGGAATTTTCTTAAAAGAGTCTGCGTGA